A stretch of the Flavobacterium sp. 5 genome encodes the following:
- a CDS encoding polysaccharide deacetylase family protein: MNKKLLLFILLCTFFLFSCENKKPIIKPKPSHPIAGVVITFDDTSVDEWFETDKILNLYSWKATFCVSKINTLSYPEINKLQELQKEGHEIAGHGYHHFKAPEYVAANGIDKYINEEINPMLDLMKFYSLKVSSFAYPYGFRNPEIDSVLLKKFKIVRGTTYGAEDPFFQYCYFENTRSVLAIGIDTDYPNFSIPYLLKLLDFAKRKNKILILYGHKPVNNITAKYQTETATLELICSYVRQHKMAFYRLSDLDKLN; the protein is encoded by the coding sequence ATGAACAAGAAACTCTTACTATTCATATTGCTTTGTACTTTTTTTTTATTTTCATGCGAAAATAAAAAGCCGATAATAAAACCTAAACCCTCGCATCCTATCGCTGGAGTAGTTATCACCTTTGACGACACAAGTGTTGATGAATGGTTTGAAACTGACAAAATATTGAACCTCTATTCATGGAAAGCTACTTTTTGTGTTTCTAAAATAAATACGTTAAGCTATCCTGAAATAAACAAACTCCAAGAATTACAGAAAGAAGGTCATGAAATTGCGGGACATGGTTATCATCATTTTAAAGCTCCTGAATATGTAGCTGCAAATGGGATTGATAAGTATATCAATGAAGAAATAAACCCAATGCTGGATTTAATGAAATTCTATTCTTTGAAAGTAAGCTCCTTTGCTTATCCTTATGGTTTTAGAAACCCTGAAATTGATTCGGTTCTTTTAAAAAAGTTTAAAATAGTACGAGGAACAACCTACGGTGCCGAAGATCCTTTTTTTCAATATTGTTATTTCGAAAACACCCGATCAGTATTAGCAATTGGCATTGATACCGATTATCCTAATTTCAGTATCCCATATCTTTTAAAATTATTAGATTTTGCCAAACGAAAGAATAAAATACTAATCCTTTATGGACATAAACCTGTAAATAATATTACAGCTAAGTATCAGACAGAAACAGCTACTCTGGAACTAATTTGTAGCTATGTCCGACAACATAAGATGGCTTTTTACCGTTTAAGTGATTTAGATAAATTAAATTAA
- the purB gene encoding adenylosuccinate lyase has protein sequence MTTLNELNAISPIDGRYRSKTASLAPFFSEEALIKYRVLIEVEYFIALCEVPLPQLKNVNPNIFDSLRDIYKNFSTEDALWIKETEKVTNHDVKAVEYFIKDAFEKLGLSEYKEFIHFGLTSQDINNTAIPLSTKDAFEQVYMPSLITLITKLKDLSQEWANIPMLARTHGQPASPTRLGKEIAVFVERIEEQMRLLFNVPFAAKFGGATGNYNAHQVAYPQIDWKQFGTKFVQENLGLHHSFPTTQIEHYDHFAAFFDALKRINNIVIDLDRDIWTYVSMEYFKQKIKAGEIGSSAMPHKVNPIDFENSEGNLGIANAIFEHLSAKLPVSRLQRDLTDSTVLRNIGVPMGHTIISFEATLKGLNKLLLNESKFHEDLEKNWAVVAEAIQTILRREAYPNPYEALKGLTRTNEAIDKNAIHSFIATLDVSDEIKAELMQITPSNFIGI, from the coding sequence ATGACTACTCTAAACGAATTGAATGCTATATCGCCAATCGATGGTCGCTATAGAAGTAAGACAGCATCTCTGGCTCCTTTTTTCTCTGAAGAAGCATTAATCAAATACCGCGTATTAATTGAAGTTGAATATTTCATTGCTTTATGCGAAGTTCCTTTGCCACAATTAAAAAACGTAAACCCGAATATTTTCGATAGTTTACGTGATATTTATAAAAACTTTTCTACCGAAGATGCTCTTTGGATTAAAGAGACTGAAAAAGTAACCAATCACGACGTAAAAGCGGTTGAGTATTTTATCAAAGACGCTTTTGAAAAACTTGGTTTATCTGAATACAAAGAATTTATCCACTTTGGATTGACTTCTCAGGATATTAATAATACTGCAATTCCGCTTTCGACTAAAGATGCTTTTGAACAAGTGTATATGCCATCTTTGATTACTTTGATTACTAAATTAAAGGATTTAAGTCAAGAATGGGCAAATATTCCGATGCTTGCCCGTACACACGGACAACCTGCTTCTCCAACTCGTTTGGGTAAAGAAATAGCTGTTTTTGTTGAGCGTATAGAAGAGCAAATGCGTTTATTGTTTAACGTTCCTTTTGCAGCTAAATTTGGTGGTGCAACTGGAAATTACAATGCGCATCAAGTAGCATATCCTCAAATTGATTGGAAACAATTCGGAACAAAATTTGTTCAGGAAAATCTAGGACTACATCATTCTTTTCCAACGACTCAAATCGAGCATTACGACCATTTTGCTGCCTTTTTTGATGCATTAAAAAGAATCAACAACATCGTTATTGATTTAGACAGAGATATTTGGACGTATGTTTCTATGGAATATTTCAAGCAAAAAATTAAAGCGGGAGAAATTGGTTCATCGGCTATGCCACACAAAGTAAACCCTATTGATTTTGAAAACTCTGAAGGAAACTTAGGAATTGCTAATGCTATTTTTGAGCATTTATCAGCTAAATTACCAGTTTCAAGATTACAGCGTGATTTGACAGACAGTACGGTTTTGAGAAACATTGGTGTGCCAATGGGACATACAATTATTTCTTTTGAAGCTACTTTGAAAGGTTTGAATAAACTTCTTTTAAACGAGTCTAAATTTCATGAAGATTTAGAGAAAAACTGGGCTGTTGTAGCGGAAGCTATTCAAACTATTTTGCGCAGAGAAGCTTATCCAAATCCTTATGAAGCTTTGAAAGGTTTGACTAGAACCAACGAAGCAATTGATAAAAATGCGATTCATAGTTTTATTGCTACACTTGATGTTTCGGATGAAATTAAAGCTGAATTAATGCAAATCACTCCAAGCAATTTTATAGGGATATAG